A region of Cherax quadricarinatus isolate ZL_2023a chromosome 57, ASM3850222v1, whole genome shotgun sequence DNA encodes the following proteins:
- the LOC128693417 gene encoding collagen alpha-1(II) chain-like isoform X2: MGTSVRWGPGFSTEWLSAAGTRLRRHTPAAPPHPPRRRRRVADAADAERPTMWRLPAAARRPPQLPSLLLLLLLFSAAAPWAAAEPDPKPKPQEDYYDGGYDNYEDYAEYTYEDNDYPDGTTDEVAVTDDSPPYEAPDAIITEAPFEAYDPYDYTEPPTTTTTTTTTTTTTRPPTTTTTTTTTTPPPTTTTTTTTPPPPPPTVGYERQPTRGRRPSRRRQGERRPQVVPDPEEEPPTDIVGPTAPDTGYGASTTGAEGPSGPPGDRGPTGTPGSPGTPGQPGPPGPMPDISPWLTQLSQSQGGEKGPQPDPFSYLQSQVGPVGPRGSPGAPGPSGPQGFQGMRGEPGDPGPIGPSGPPGPRGMPGIPGKDGENGEDGSAGPPGSAGPPGPRGLPGMPGLPGVKGHRGFSGLDGAKGEQGQMGDKGAAGPGGPPGPIGPMGSAGPRGERGREGPPGPPGLRGIDGIAGPPGPPGPPGKSGPPGFPGSAGAKGDQGVQGSKGSQGLQGPRGEAGKPGAPGETGPQGSSGKDGLPGEKGAPGSQGDSGPPGFPGARGPPGLPGSPGMPGNKGERGLGGERGFKGELGMKGEGGTPGPRGLPGAPGSPGKRGKRGIRGPPGGVGPQGERGPTGGRGLPGADGPPGPKGQSGDPGPTGTVGQKGRGGDPGPPGLPGRQGLRGPTGLSGPSGKTGRPGDRGPPGADGKPGDQGPQGIQGLPGPMGPPGPIGPIGEAGKDGNPGETGATGPRGDPGKDGAQGPPGIAGPTGAPGERGPPGSPGARGFQGLPGSPGISGANGKDGEAGLQGPRGLPGGAGLRGQRGFPGERGAQGPPGETGKRGESGQAGPDGPAGPSGPPGQKGHSGPSGLVGLPGGRGPSGLPGEKGERGALGRVGPEGPPGRQGDQGPQGIMGPVGPPGEPAEKGDPGPPGPPGEPGANGMTGDRGQQGEQGLQGFPGPIGPPGSAGPKGQRGLPGQKGAQGNPGLVGQPGEPGPQGLAGLTGAKGQRGELGQRGEPGLMGPPGRPGNAGTPGTPGDQGPPGPSGNPGIKGTPGDTGRPGLPGPTGQPGAPGAEGPKGEAGPEGRPGAIGQPGPVGPSGERGLPGLPGPPGPPGLRGKTGERGEPGSEGKRGDEGPIGPPGLTGAVGPIGPTGDTGAPGADGKPGPPGIAGRTGDKGPPGTPGPQGGSGPTGLPGPPGPAGPIGPTGERGDRGEVGPQGVEGSSGPRGKPGAPGSQGETGEPGAVGPKGAKGHRGLIGLQGLPGPQGPSGDKGVPGVAGPPGPSGEPGPKGPPGRDGGIGPQGIMGPPGPRGPSGEEGKSGQPGSPGPAGPPGPPGESMGYDAAALAALLGQGQAKGPDPLQGDDSELPPRLFGKEITDDERRDLITKAYEQLKTSFKKFLRPEGSKDSPAKTCRDLAYTHPELPSGEYWVDPNEGDVKDAIVVHCDMEKKATCILPQPDMTQEFTWRGQPRGIVWLGEDIKPGFEFTYKADSNQMQFLQLLSSEATQQLTYHCKNSVAVFDSHRRNLRNALQIMTVSDTELKARGNRKFKYRVIEDGCKARLPTWASTKIEYRTEKPQRLPFVDIGVRDVGEPNQSFKIELGPVCYA, from the exons ATTACGAGGACTACGCAGAGTACACTTACGAGGATAACGATTATCCCGATGGGACTACTGATGAAGTTGCCGTCACAGACGACTCGCCTCCTTACGAAGCACCCGACGCTATAATAACTGAGGCACCCTTTGAAGCCTATGACCCTTACGATTACAcagaaccacccaccaccaccacaaccacaaccaccactaccacaactacccgtccccctactactacaacaactaccaccacaaccacccctcctcccacaacaacaacaacaacaaccacacctcCACCCCCGCCCCCGACAGTTGGTTATGAAAGGCAACCCACGAGAGGAAGAAGACCAAGTAGGCGACGGCAGGGGGAGCGCAGACCCCAGGTTGTACCTGACCCAGAAG AAGAACCACCAACAGACATTGTTGGGCCG ACAGCTCCGGATACCGGTTATGGCGCCTCCACCACTGGCGCGGAGGGCCCCTCTGGACCACCAGGAGACCGGGGCCCCACTGGCACGCCAGGCAGTCCCGGAACCCCTGGACAACCTGGACCCCCTGGACCCATGCCTGAT ATTTCACCATGGTTGACACAGCTTTCGCAGTCCCAAGGAGGAGAGAAAGGACCTCAGCCTGATCCATTTAGCTACCTGCAATCTCAAGTTGGACCTGTCGGACCCAGAGGATCCCCAG GAGCACCAGGTCCCTCTGGCCCTCAAGGTTTCCAGGGAATGCGAGGAGAACCAGGTGACCCAGGACCCATTGGTCCTTCTGGTCCTCCAGGACCACGCGGAATGCCCGGAATCCCTGGAAAAGAT GGTGAGAATGGAGAGGATGGTTCTGCTGGTCCACCAGGCTCAGCTGGACCCCCTGGTCCCCGTGGTCTGCCCGGCATGCCTGGTCTTCCTGGTGTGAAGGGACACCGTGGCTTCTCTGGTCTAGACGGAGCTAAGGGAGAACAGGGTCAGATGGGTGACAAGGGAGCAGCAGGACCCGGTGGTCCACCTGGCCCCATTGGTCCAATG GGTTCAGCTGGTCCACGTGGTGAACGTGGCAGGGAAGGTCCACCAGGTCCGCCTGGCTTAAGAGGTATCGATGGCATCGctggtcctcctggtcctccaGGTCCACCCGGCAAGTCTGGTCCCCCTGGCTTCCCTGGAAGTGCTGGAGCTAAGGGTGACCAGGGTGTACAGGGCTCTAAGGGTTCTCAAGGTCTCCAGGGCCCTCGAG GTGAAGCTGGAAAGCCTGGGGCTCCAGGAGAAACAGGACCGCAAGGTTCATCGGGAAAAGATGGCCTCCCTGGAGAGAAGGGTGCACCTGGTTCTCAGGGAGATTCTGGACCCCCAGGTTTCCCAGGGGCCCGGGGTCCCCCAGGTCTTCCTGGTAGCCCTGGCATGCCTGGTAACAAGGGTGAGAGG GGTCTGGGTGGAGAGCGAGGCTTCAAGGGTGAACTGGGAATGAAGGGAGAAGGTGGAACACCTGGTCCTCGAGGCCTTCCTGGCGCCCCTGGATCCCCTGGTAAACGTGGCAAGAGAGGTATACGAGGACCTCCTGGAGGAGTTGGCCCTCAGGGTGAGCGTGGACCAACAGGAGGCCGTGGCCTTCCAGGTGCTGATGGACCTCCAGGCCCCAAAG GTCAGAGTGGTGACCCTGGCCCTACAGGAACTGTTGGCCAGAAAGGCCGTGGTGGAGACCCTGGTCCCCCTGGCCTGCCTGGCCGTCAAGGCTTGCGAGGACCCACTGGTCTTTCTGGTCCATCTGGCAAAACTGGTCGCCCTGGTGACCGTGGTCCACCAGGCGCTGACGGCAAACCTGGTGATCAAGGACCTCAGGGTATTCAGGGTCTGCCTGGGCCTATGGGACCTCCTGGACCTATTGGACCTATT GGTGAAGCTGGTAAGGACGGTAATCCCGGGGAGACTGGTGCCACTGGCCCCCGTGGTGATCCAGGAAAGGATGGTGCTCAAGGGCCCCCAGGCATTGCAGGACCAACAGGTGCCCCTGGTGAGCGAGGGCCCCCTGGATCACCAGGTGCTCGTGGCTTCCAGGGTCTTCCTGGTTCTCCTGGCATTTCTGGTGCTAATGGCAAGGACGGAGAGGCTGGACTACAGGGTCCTCGGGGTCTGCCTGGTGGTGCTGGTCTCCGTGGTCAGCGAGGCTTCCCTGGAGAGCGAGGAGCTCAGGGCCCCCCTGGAGAGACAGGCAAGCGTGGAGAGTCTGGTCAGGCTGGTCCTGATGGACCTGCAGGGCCTTCTGGTCCCCCTGGACAAAAGGGTCATTCTGGTCCTTCTGGTCTTGTC GGTCTACCAGGAGGTCGAGGACCTTCTGGTCTTCCAGGAGAGAAAGGTGAACGTGGAGCCTTGGGAAGAGTTGGACCTGAGGGCCCACCGGGTCGTCAGGGTGACCAGGGCCCTCAAGGTATCATGGGCCCAGTTGGACCTCCAGGAGAACCTGCAGAGAAGGGAGACCCAGGTCCACCAGGTCCTCCTGGTGAGCCTGGTGCCAATGGAATGACAGGAGACCGAGGCCAACAGGGCGAGCAGGGTCTGCAAGGCTTCCCTGGACCTATTGGACCTCCTGGGTCTGCAGGACCAAAAGGACAACGTGGTCTACCTGGCCAGAAGGGTGCTCAGGGTAACCCTGGCTTGGTAGGACAACCTGGAGAACCTGGGCCTCAGGGTCTAGCTGGACTCACGGGTGCAAAGGGACAGCGAGGTGAACTTGGACAACGAGGAGAGCCTGGTTTGATGGGTCCCCCTGGACGACCAGGCAATGCTGGAACACCT GGAACCCCAGGTGACCAAGGACCTCCAGGTCCTAGTGGCAACCCTGGAATCAAGGGAACTCCTGGTGATACTGGTCGACCTGGTCTACCTGGACCAACTGGTCAGCCTGGTGCCCCTGGAGCCGAGGGACCTAAGGGTGAAGCTGGTCCTGAGGGTCGTCCCGGAGCTATTGGTCAACCTGGCCCTGTTGGACCATCAGGAGAACGTGGCCTGCCTGGATTGCCTGGACCACCTGGTCCCCCTGGCCTTCGAGGAAAAACTGGCGAGCGT GGTGAACCAGGTTCAGAAGGAAAACGTGGTGATGAAGGTCCCATTGGTCCCCCTGGATTAACTGGTGCTGTTGGTCCCATTGGTcccactggtgacactggtgctcctggtgccGACGGTAAACCTGGACCTCCTGGTATTGCTGGACGAACAGGAGACAAAGGCCCACCAGGTACACCAGGACCTCAAGGAGGCTCTGGACCCACTGGTTTACCC GGCCCACCTGGTCCTGCTGGACCCATTGGCCCGACTGGAGAACGTGGAGATCGTGGAGAGGTTGGTCCACAGGGCGTGGAGGGCTCTTCAGGTCCCAGAGGAAAGCCTGGAGCACCAGGTTCACAAGGAGAGACTGGAGAACCAGGAGCAGTAGGTCCAAAGGGTGCCAAAGGACACAGAGGCCTCATTGGTCTTCAAGGTCTTCCTGGTCCTCAGGGTCCATCTGGTGACAAAGGTGTACCCGGTGTTGCTGGTCCACCTGGACCCTCTGGTGAACCTGGTCCTAAGGGTCCACCTGGTCGCGATGGAGGAATTGGTCCACAGGGTATCATGGGTCCTCCTGGTCCTCGTGGTCCTAGTGGAGAAGAAGGTAAATCTGGCCAACCTGGTTCACCTGGTCCAGCTGGTCCTCCTGGTCCACCTGGCGAATCTATGGGTTATGATGCAGCAGCGCTAGCAGCTTTGCTTGGGCAGGGCCAGGCCAAGGGTCCAGATCCTCTCCAAGGTGACGATTCCGAACTGCCTCCTCGTCTCTTTGGCAAAGAAATTACAGATGACGAACGTCGTGACCTCATTACCAAGGCCTACGAGCAACTTAAGACATCCTTCAAGAAGTTCCTCAGACCAGAAGGCTCGAAGGACTCCCCAGCAAAGACATGTCGGGACCTGGCCTACACTCACCCAGAACTTCCTAGTG GAGAGTACTGGGTGGATCCCAATGAGGGTGATGTGAAAGATGCCATTGTGGTTCACTGCGACATGGAGAAGAAGGCAACGTGCATCTTGCCCCAGCCTGATATGACACAGGAATTCACATGGCGTGGACAGCCTCGAGGAATTGTCTGGCTCGGAGAGGACATCAAACCAGGTTTTGAG TTCACATATAAGGCGGACAGCAACCAGATGCAGTTCCTACAGCTGCTGTCATCAGAGGCGACCCAACAGCTCACTTACCACTGCAAGAACTCCGTTGCTGTCTTCGACTCTCACAGGAGAAACCTACGCAATGCCTTGCAGATCATGACTGTCTCAGACACAGAGCTTAAGGCCAGAGGAAACAGGAAGTTTAAATACAGAGTTATTGAAGATGGCTGTAAA GCGAGACTTCCCACTTGGGCCTCCACCAAGATCGAGTACCGCACAGAGAAGCCACAACGACTACCCTTCGTGGACATTGGTGTGCGGGACGTCGGAGAACCCAACCAATCCTTTAAGATCGAACTGGGACCCGTGTGCTATGCGTAG
- the LOC128693417 gene encoding collagen alpha-1(II) chain-like isoform X3, producing MGTSVRWGPGFSTEWLSAAGTRLRRHTPAAPPHPPRRRRRVADAADAERPTMWRLPAAARRPPQLPSLLLLLLLFSAAAPWAAAEPDPKPKPQEDYYDGGYDTDEYEELEGYDYNGLVDSVQVTEGSTECEFDGQKFADGEIFSPDDCTRCTCAAGQVTCERTPCDENCAGVLCPEIVCEEQYIPLGQCCPVCPEEPPTDIVGPTAPDTGYGASTTGAEGPSGPPGDRGPTGTPGSPGTPGQPGPPGPMPDISPWLTQLSQSQGGEKGPQPDPFSYLQSQVGPVGPRGSPGAPGPSGPQGFQGMRGEPGDPGPIGPSGPPGPRGMPGIPGKDGENGEDGSAGPPGSAGPPGPRGLPGMPGLPGVKGHRGFSGLDGAKGEQGQMGDKGAAGPGGPPGPIGPMGSAGPRGERGREGPPGPPGLRGIDGIAGPPGPPGPPGKSGPPGFPGSAGAKGDQGVQGSKGSQGLQGPRGEAGKPGAPGETGPQGSSGKDGLPGEKGAPGSQGDSGPPGFPGARGPPGLPGSPGMPGNKGERGLGGERGFKGELGMKGEGGTPGPRGLPGAPGSPGKRGKRGIRGPPGGVGPQGERGPTGGRGLPGADGPPGPKGQSGDPGPTGTVGQKGRGGDPGPPGLPGRQGLRGPTGLSGPSGKTGRPGDRGPPGADGKPGDQGPQGIQGLPGPMGPPGPIGPIGEAGKDGNPGETGATGPRGDPGKDGAQGPPGIAGPTGAPGERGPPGSPGARGFQGLPGSPGISGANGKDGEAGLQGPRGLPGGAGLRGQRGFPGERGAQGPPGETGKRGESGQAGPDGPAGPSGPPGQKGHSGPSGLVGLPGGRGPSGLPGEKGERGALGRVGPEGPPGRQGDQGPQGIMGPVGPPGEPAEKGDPGPPGPPGEPGANGMTGDRGQQGEQGLQGFPGPIGPPGSAGPKGQRGLPGQKGAQGNPGLVGQPGEPGPQGLAGLTGAKGQRGELGQRGEPGLMGPPGRPGNAGTPGTPGDQGPPGPSGNPGIKGTPGDTGRPGLPGPTGQPGAPGAEGPKGEAGPEGRPGAIGQPGPVGPSGERGLPGLPGPPGPPGLRGKTGERGEPGSEGKRGDEGPIGPPGLTGAVGPIGPTGDTGAPGADGKPGPPGIAGRTGDKGPPGTPGPQGGSGPTGLPGPPGPAGPIGPTGERGDRGEVGPQGVEGSSGPRGKPGAPGSQGETGEPGAVGPKGAKGHRGLIGLQGLPGPQGPSGDKGVPGVAGPPGPSGEPGPKGPPGRDGGIGPQGIMGPPGPRGPSGEEGKSGQPGSPGPAGPPGPPGESMGYDAAALAALLGQGQAKGPDPLQGDDSELPPRLFGKEITDDERRDLITKAYEQLKTSFKKFLRPEGSKDSPAKTCRDLAYTHPELPSGEYWVDPNEGDVKDAIVVHCDMEKKATCILPQPDMTQEFTWRGQPRGIVWLGEDIKPGFEFTYKADSNQMQFLQLLSSEATQQLTYHCKNSVAVFDSHRRNLRNALQIMTVSDTELKARGNRKFKYRVIEDGCKARLPTWASTKIEYRTEKPQRLPFVDIGVRDVGEPNQSFKIELGPVCYA from the exons CAGACGAATATGAAGAACTTGAGGGCTACGACTATAATGGATTAGTTGACAGCGTCCAGGTGACGGAGGGAAGCACAGAATGTGAGTTTGATGGGCAGAAATTCGCCGATGGGGAAATCTTCTCTCCCGATGACTGCACCCGGTGTACCTGCGCTGCGGGACAAGTCACTTGCGAGCgtacaccgtgtgatgagaattGTGCCGGCGTCCTGTGTCCAGAGATTGTGTGCGAGGAACAGTATATACCCTTGGGGCAGTGCTGTCCAGTGTGCCCAG AAGAACCACCAACAGACATTGTTGGGCCG ACAGCTCCGGATACCGGTTATGGCGCCTCCACCACTGGCGCGGAGGGCCCCTCTGGACCACCAGGAGACCGGGGCCCCACTGGCACGCCAGGCAGTCCCGGAACCCCTGGACAACCTGGACCCCCTGGACCCATGCCTGAT ATTTCACCATGGTTGACACAGCTTTCGCAGTCCCAAGGAGGAGAGAAAGGACCTCAGCCTGATCCATTTAGCTACCTGCAATCTCAAGTTGGACCTGTCGGACCCAGAGGATCCCCAG GAGCACCAGGTCCCTCTGGCCCTCAAGGTTTCCAGGGAATGCGAGGAGAACCAGGTGACCCAGGACCCATTGGTCCTTCTGGTCCTCCAGGACCACGCGGAATGCCCGGAATCCCTGGAAAAGAT GGTGAGAATGGAGAGGATGGTTCTGCTGGTCCACCAGGCTCAGCTGGACCCCCTGGTCCCCGTGGTCTGCCCGGCATGCCTGGTCTTCCTGGTGTGAAGGGACACCGTGGCTTCTCTGGTCTAGACGGAGCTAAGGGAGAACAGGGTCAGATGGGTGACAAGGGAGCAGCAGGACCCGGTGGTCCACCTGGCCCCATTGGTCCAATG GGTTCAGCTGGTCCACGTGGTGAACGTGGCAGGGAAGGTCCACCAGGTCCGCCTGGCTTAAGAGGTATCGATGGCATCGctggtcctcctggtcctccaGGTCCACCCGGCAAGTCTGGTCCCCCTGGCTTCCCTGGAAGTGCTGGAGCTAAGGGTGACCAGGGTGTACAGGGCTCTAAGGGTTCTCAAGGTCTCCAGGGCCCTCGAG GTGAAGCTGGAAAGCCTGGGGCTCCAGGAGAAACAGGACCGCAAGGTTCATCGGGAAAAGATGGCCTCCCTGGAGAGAAGGGTGCACCTGGTTCTCAGGGAGATTCTGGACCCCCAGGTTTCCCAGGGGCCCGGGGTCCCCCAGGTCTTCCTGGTAGCCCTGGCATGCCTGGTAACAAGGGTGAGAGG GGTCTGGGTGGAGAGCGAGGCTTCAAGGGTGAACTGGGAATGAAGGGAGAAGGTGGAACACCTGGTCCTCGAGGCCTTCCTGGCGCCCCTGGATCCCCTGGTAAACGTGGCAAGAGAGGTATACGAGGACCTCCTGGAGGAGTTGGCCCTCAGGGTGAGCGTGGACCAACAGGAGGCCGTGGCCTTCCAGGTGCTGATGGACCTCCAGGCCCCAAAG GTCAGAGTGGTGACCCTGGCCCTACAGGAACTGTTGGCCAGAAAGGCCGTGGTGGAGACCCTGGTCCCCCTGGCCTGCCTGGCCGTCAAGGCTTGCGAGGACCCACTGGTCTTTCTGGTCCATCTGGCAAAACTGGTCGCCCTGGTGACCGTGGTCCACCAGGCGCTGACGGCAAACCTGGTGATCAAGGACCTCAGGGTATTCAGGGTCTGCCTGGGCCTATGGGACCTCCTGGACCTATTGGACCTATT GGTGAAGCTGGTAAGGACGGTAATCCCGGGGAGACTGGTGCCACTGGCCCCCGTGGTGATCCAGGAAAGGATGGTGCTCAAGGGCCCCCAGGCATTGCAGGACCAACAGGTGCCCCTGGTGAGCGAGGGCCCCCTGGATCACCAGGTGCTCGTGGCTTCCAGGGTCTTCCTGGTTCTCCTGGCATTTCTGGTGCTAATGGCAAGGACGGAGAGGCTGGACTACAGGGTCCTCGGGGTCTGCCTGGTGGTGCTGGTCTCCGTGGTCAGCGAGGCTTCCCTGGAGAGCGAGGAGCTCAGGGCCCCCCTGGAGAGACAGGCAAGCGTGGAGAGTCTGGTCAGGCTGGTCCTGATGGACCTGCAGGGCCTTCTGGTCCCCCTGGACAAAAGGGTCATTCTGGTCCTTCTGGTCTTGTC GGTCTACCAGGAGGTCGAGGACCTTCTGGTCTTCCAGGAGAGAAAGGTGAACGTGGAGCCTTGGGAAGAGTTGGACCTGAGGGCCCACCGGGTCGTCAGGGTGACCAGGGCCCTCAAGGTATCATGGGCCCAGTTGGACCTCCAGGAGAACCTGCAGAGAAGGGAGACCCAGGTCCACCAGGTCCTCCTGGTGAGCCTGGTGCCAATGGAATGACAGGAGACCGAGGCCAACAGGGCGAGCAGGGTCTGCAAGGCTTCCCTGGACCTATTGGACCTCCTGGGTCTGCAGGACCAAAAGGACAACGTGGTCTACCTGGCCAGAAGGGTGCTCAGGGTAACCCTGGCTTGGTAGGACAACCTGGAGAACCTGGGCCTCAGGGTCTAGCTGGACTCACGGGTGCAAAGGGACAGCGAGGTGAACTTGGACAACGAGGAGAGCCTGGTTTGATGGGTCCCCCTGGACGACCAGGCAATGCTGGAACACCT GGAACCCCAGGTGACCAAGGACCTCCAGGTCCTAGTGGCAACCCTGGAATCAAGGGAACTCCTGGTGATACTGGTCGACCTGGTCTACCTGGACCAACTGGTCAGCCTGGTGCCCCTGGAGCCGAGGGACCTAAGGGTGAAGCTGGTCCTGAGGGTCGTCCCGGAGCTATTGGTCAACCTGGCCCTGTTGGACCATCAGGAGAACGTGGCCTGCCTGGATTGCCTGGACCACCTGGTCCCCCTGGCCTTCGAGGAAAAACTGGCGAGCGT GGTGAACCAGGTTCAGAAGGAAAACGTGGTGATGAAGGTCCCATTGGTCCCCCTGGATTAACTGGTGCTGTTGGTCCCATTGGTcccactggtgacactggtgctcctggtgccGACGGTAAACCTGGACCTCCTGGTATTGCTGGACGAACAGGAGACAAAGGCCCACCAGGTACACCAGGACCTCAAGGAGGCTCTGGACCCACTGGTTTACCC GGCCCACCTGGTCCTGCTGGACCCATTGGCCCGACTGGAGAACGTGGAGATCGTGGAGAGGTTGGTCCACAGGGCGTGGAGGGCTCTTCAGGTCCCAGAGGAAAGCCTGGAGCACCAGGTTCACAAGGAGAGACTGGAGAACCAGGAGCAGTAGGTCCAAAGGGTGCCAAAGGACACAGAGGCCTCATTGGTCTTCAAGGTCTTCCTGGTCCTCAGGGTCCATCTGGTGACAAAGGTGTACCCGGTGTTGCTGGTCCACCTGGACCCTCTGGTGAACCTGGTCCTAAGGGTCCACCTGGTCGCGATGGAGGAATTGGTCCACAGGGTATCATGGGTCCTCCTGGTCCTCGTGGTCCTAGTGGAGAAGAAGGTAAATCTGGCCAACCTGGTTCACCTGGTCCAGCTGGTCCTCCTGGTCCACCTGGCGAATCTATGGGTTATGATGCAGCAGCGCTAGCAGCTTTGCTTGGGCAGGGCCAGGCCAAGGGTCCAGATCCTCTCCAAGGTGACGATTCCGAACTGCCTCCTCGTCTCTTTGGCAAAGAAATTACAGATGACGAACGTCGTGACCTCATTACCAAGGCCTACGAGCAACTTAAGACATCCTTCAAGAAGTTCCTCAGACCAGAAGGCTCGAAGGACTCCCCAGCAAAGACATGTCGGGACCTGGCCTACACTCACCCAGAACTTCCTAGTG GAGAGTACTGGGTGGATCCCAATGAGGGTGATGTGAAAGATGCCATTGTGGTTCACTGCGACATGGAGAAGAAGGCAACGTGCATCTTGCCCCAGCCTGATATGACACAGGAATTCACATGGCGTGGACAGCCTCGAGGAATTGTCTGGCTCGGAGAGGACATCAAACCAGGTTTTGAG TTCACATATAAGGCGGACAGCAACCAGATGCAGTTCCTACAGCTGCTGTCATCAGAGGCGACCCAACAGCTCACTTACCACTGCAAGAACTCCGTTGCTGTCTTCGACTCTCACAGGAGAAACCTACGCAATGCCTTGCAGATCATGACTGTCTCAGACACAGAGCTTAAGGCCAGAGGAAACAGGAAGTTTAAATACAGAGTTATTGAAGATGGCTGTAAA GCGAGACTTCCCACTTGGGCCTCCACCAAGATCGAGTACCGCACAGAGAAGCCACAACGACTACCCTTCGTGGACATTGGTGTGCGGGACGTCGGAGAACCCAACCAATCCTTTAAGATCGAACTGGGACCCGTGTGCTATGCGTAG